The Drosophila bipectinata strain 14024-0381.07 chromosome 3L, DbipHiC1v2, whole genome shotgun sequence region CATTGAGAGACGTGTATAAAGAAATCTAGCGTGTGGGTGGGCGACTATATTTACGCCGATCGTTGACAGGTTTAGCGTCTGCCAGGCAACAGCACTACCTAGATGGTCCGTGTCCAGGTCCATTAGGGAATCTCTGTTTTCCAAACTCAtctctaaataaataaattgtggaAATGAGTGTGATGGTGTGGCCCGATTAATTAAACAATTCATTAAGTTGTCAAAACACTTTGGTTGGACGAGTCACTGAGTCACTTTCTAAGCTTTGACACTTTTGGAATCCGTTTCTACgaaattgagaaaaaaatacacaaaactaAGGAGAACTACAAGGATGCCAGAGACTTCGCAGGCCGAGTGCGAGGAGGACAAGTCCCTTCTCTCGAACGACTTTGTGGTCATGATTGACTGCCTGCCGGAGCTGGAGGAAGCCTTCTGCCAGAGCTCCGAGGAGTACGATCTGGCCTGGATGTGGCTCAACAAGCTGACCACCTTCGAGTGCAGCACCATCTACGAGCTCCGGATGCGCAACGCCTTCATGAGCCACTTCAGTGTATGCCTCAACCAGAAGCGTCTGACTGGGATCTTCCTCCAGCAGCCGCCCGAGGAGCTGGAGTGGGTGAACTTTGATGATAACGCGCCACAAGAACTGGCCCTTGGTCAGGCCACTTGCTGCGCCATGCAGGCCGCCACCACTATGATGCAGAGGTCCAACAATGATGCGACTGCCCGCGACGCCCCTTGCTGCAGTCGGGGTCAGATGTCTCAGTCACAGTGCTCCTTTAGGAATCCCCGGGAGGAGTCTTATTATCCACCCAATTGCAGCCGCTACTCCGCAGGCCATTCCTTTCCTGGCTCTCAGGGGTTCGGGGACCCGGGAAGTTCCACAAGCGAGGAGGAACTGAGTCGCCAAGCCTCCGGCTACACTCTAATGGAGCCTCCGGCCACCTACCGCTCGAGGTCCTCGCCACCCAAATCCCCAAACCGCAACCAGTTGGCCTCCAACTCCTTCTCCAAGGATGACGCCTCCCACTTGCTGCACCTCATCCGGGGAGAGCTGCGCGGCGAACACGACTCCAAGCGGAACGACTTCCTGGAGCAGCAGCTGCGCCGCTACCGGGACTTCTACGCCATCCACAAGCACAAGGACCCGGACT contains the following coding sequences:
- the LOC138926466 gene encoding uncharacterized protein produces the protein MPETSQAECEEDKSLLSNDFVVMIDCLPELEEAFCQSSEEYDLAWMWLNKLTTFECSTIYELRMRNAFMSHFSVCLNQKRLTGIFLQQPPEELEWVNFDDNAPQELALGQATCCAMQAATTMMQRSNNDATARDAPCCSRGQMSQSQCSFRNPREESYYPPNCSRYSAGHSFPGSQGFGDPGSSTSEEELSRQASGYTLMEPPATYRSRSSPPKSPNRNQLASNSFSKDDASHLLHLIRGELRGEHDSKRNDFLEQQLRRYRDFYAIHKHKDPDFDAPVVGDLSTERINLLLNMQKDLIKLLFE